One genomic segment of Rivularia sp. PCC 7116 includes these proteins:
- the hpsN gene encoding hormogonium polysaccharide biosynthesis glycosyltransferase HpsN has protein sequence MSNPLISVIIPTYGREEALRDSIADVLKQDYSNYEVLVVDQTPKHQPEIEAYLKEQAAAGHIQWYRLNWASLPGARNYAVRRSAGEIILFIDDDVLLEPGFLAAHAKNYQNPEIGAVAGRVFDRMKMEDSAKGYTQGDGNYTEIEYLPPQAMDPGIAWYYIDLVHTTKPQEVLTARGCNMSFRRELFTKFGLHFDERFRGSAVREESDFCLHIRKTGYKIWYDPEAHLVHLGEETGGCHDISTRSTKYQFTFYHNHFLLGLNNLNASQALRFYARLFDCHVLGRPPCHKSGSPIKILTRGVFYSLGFLKALGTVIQSLWNDGQVYTQQDKQVEIVEANSRKPVGSF, from the coding sequence ATGTCAAACCCTTTAATATCAGTAATTATACCGACTTACGGACGCGAGGAAGCGTTGCGGGATAGCATCGCCGATGTGCTTAAACAGGATTATTCTAATTATGAGGTTTTGGTAGTAGACCAAACTCCGAAGCATCAACCCGAAATTGAAGCTTATTTAAAAGAACAAGCAGCAGCAGGTCATATTCAATGGTATCGCTTAAATTGGGCGAGTTTACCAGGAGCGCGTAATTATGCAGTACGTCGATCTGCGGGTGAGATAATTTTATTTATCGATGATGATGTGTTGTTAGAACCAGGGTTTTTAGCGGCACATGCAAAAAATTATCAAAATCCAGAGATAGGGGCTGTCGCAGGAAGGGTATTTGACCGGATGAAAATGGAAGATTCGGCAAAAGGTTATACTCAAGGCGACGGCAATTACACAGAAATTGAATATCTCCCTCCCCAAGCAATGGACCCCGGAATTGCTTGGTATTACATTGATTTAGTACATACGACCAAACCCCAAGAAGTTTTAACTGCTAGGGGTTGCAATATGTCTTTCCGACGTGAATTATTTACTAAGTTCGGATTGCATTTTGATGAAAGATTTCGCGGTAGCGCTGTAAGAGAAGAGTCAGATTTTTGCCTGCACATTCGCAAGACTGGGTATAAAATTTGGTATGACCCAGAAGCGCATTTAGTGCATTTAGGGGAAGAGACTGGCGGTTGTCACGATATCAGTACTCGTTCCACTAAATATCAGTTTACCTTTTATCACAATCATTTCTTGCTGGGGTTAAATAACTTAAATGCCAGTCAAGCTTTGCGTTTTTACGCTCGCTTGTTTGACTGTCACGTCCTTGGAAGACCTCCTTGTCATAAAAGTGGCTCTCCAATCAAAATTTTAACTCGCGGCGTTTTTTATAGTTTGGGGTTTCTAAAAGCTTTAGGGACTGTAATTCAGTCATTATGGAATGACGGTCAAGTTTATACTCAGCAAGACAAACAAGTTGAGATTGTTGAAGCTAATTCTAGAAAACCTGTTGGAAGTTTTTAA
- the hpsP gene encoding hormogonium polysaccharide biosynthesis glycosyltransferase HpsP, which produces MKILQIVPSISLIYGGPSQMILGLAPALARQGVKVTVITTDSNGDTGQNPLDVTLNSPIEQDGYEIIYFKCSPFRRYKFSVDLLKWLKNHANEYDLAHIHALFSPVSSTAAAVCRAKKLPYILRPLGTLDPADLRKKKQLKQLYAAGLERPNIAKAAAIHFTSEQEAKVSHRFGVTTRDLVIPLGVKETKKKCRDVKFNLSERFNIPDNVPKVLFMSRIDPKKGLDLLIPALEQLLNEGLEFHFILAGTNPQDPSYEQKIQSQIQTSPLNKHTTITGFVTGESKSALLEAADLFVLPSYYENFGIAVAEAMVAGIPVVISDQVHIYQDISGSESGWVGKTNIESIADLLREALKYPEERQRRGLQARKYALLNYSWDAIALKIVEAYQDIIEVKG; this is translated from the coding sequence ATGAAAATATTACAAATCGTTCCTTCAATTTCTCTTATTTATGGTGGCCCCAGTCAAATGATTTTGGGACTAGCACCAGCTTTAGCACGTCAAGGTGTAAAAGTTACCGTTATTACAACTGATAGTAATGGCGATACGGGACAAAACCCTTTAGATGTGACCTTAAATTCTCCCATCGAACAGGATGGTTATGAAATCATTTATTTCAAATGTTCGCCGTTTCGTCGCTATAAGTTTTCTGTTGATTTATTAAAATGGTTAAAAAATCATGCTAACGAATACGATTTAGCTCATATTCATGCTTTATTTTCTCCAGTGAGCAGTACTGCTGCTGCTGTTTGTCGCGCTAAAAAATTACCTTATATTTTACGTCCTTTAGGAACCCTAGATCCAGCAGATTTACGTAAGAAAAAGCAATTAAAACAACTTTATGCAGCAGGTTTAGAACGTCCCAATATCGCCAAAGCTGCTGCAATTCACTTTACCAGCGAACAAGAAGCGAAAGTCTCTCATAGATTTGGAGTGACTACTAGAGATTTGGTAATTCCCCTTGGTGTTAAGGAAACAAAGAAAAAATGTAGAGACGTTAAATTTAACCTCTCCGAGAGATTTAATATTCCCGACAATGTACCAAAAGTATTATTTATGTCGCGAATCGATCCTAAAAAAGGATTGGACTTATTAATTCCGGCTTTAGAACAACTTTTGAATGAAGGGTTAGAATTTCATTTTATTTTAGCTGGGACTAATCCTCAAGATCCAAGTTACGAACAAAAAATTCAGTCACAAATTCAAACTTCACCTTTAAATAAACATACCACCATTACTGGTTTCGTTACCGGCGAGTCAAAATCAGCTTTACTCGAAGCTGCTGATTTATTTGTTTTACCTTCCTATTACGAAAATTTTGGTATTGCTGTAGCTGAAGCGATGGTAGCGGGAATCCCCGTAGTAATTTCCGATCAAGTGCATATTTATCAAGATATTAGCGGTAGTGAATCGGGATGGGTAGGTAAAACCAATATCGAATCAATTGCAGACTTGCTTAGAGAAGCATTGAAATATCCAGAAGAAAGACAGCGCAGGGGATTACAAGCCAGAAAATACGCATTACTCAATTATAGTTGGGATGCGATCGCGCTAAAAATAGTTGAAGCTTATCAAGATATTATTGAGGTAAAAGGCTAA
- a CDS encoding ATP-binding protein yields the protein MSLGNAESTNQVVTAQNVNLTNCDREAIQIPSSIQPYGILLALREPEFTIVQVSNNTFEYLGLQPEELLNQKLSFLIDESQIQAIRMCLREDFESINPLKVSIKPADKTLVFDGIVHRSVGVVILELEPTQSTPDDAKFFDFYNLVRTPLGKIQKSSTLSELCDVIVKEVRKITGFDRVMIYRFDDDGAGMVIAESPREDLEKFLGLRYPATDIPKQARALYELNLLRLIRNVNYQPVSLIPQLNPQTNEPLDMSLSVLRSVSPLHVEYLHNMGVSVSMSVSLLKDKKLWGLIACHHYGSEKSLSYEIRTVCEFLGQIISFELAAKEENEDLDYKIKLKSIQSRFIDSITQAEDLIDGLTKNPSDLLDLVSASGVAIFNVGSLITEGTIPTELQISELVSWVETQMGNEIIYHTDFLASVYPEAEKFTDVGSGLIALAISKIQKTYILWFRPEVVQTVNWGGNPHKPVEVLEDGTVNISPRQSFKLWQETVKQKSLAWKNCEIEAALELRSSIVGILLRKAEQLAKVNLELERSNDDLDSFAYIASHDLKEPLRGIHNYSSFLMEDYGETLDSDGVTKLETLMRLTKRMENLIDSLLHYSRLGKSELSLHNTDLNEIVNNAVDVIRISQNKEFDIQIPKQLPTINCDATQISELFSNLISNGLKYNDKAEKCVEIGFIDPIADIEAYQLLYTHLSDSQLPVIFYVKDNGIGIRSKHLETIFRIFKRLHAPSRYGGGTGAGLTIVKKIVERHNGTIWLESTFKEGSTFYFTLQPDRE from the coding sequence ATGAGCCTCGGTAATGCTGAAAGTACAAATCAAGTTGTAACGGCGCAAAATGTTAATTTAACGAATTGCGATCGCGAAGCAATTCAAATTCCGAGTTCGATTCAGCCTTATGGTATATTATTGGCTTTAAGAGAGCCGGAATTTACGATAGTACAAGTAAGTAATAATACTTTTGAGTATCTTGGCTTGCAACCAGAAGAACTGTTAAATCAGAAGCTAAGTTTCTTGATTGATGAAAGTCAGATTCAAGCGATACGTATGTGTTTGAGGGAAGACTTTGAAAGCATCAACCCTTTGAAAGTTTCGATCAAACCTGCCGATAAAACTCTTGTATTTGACGGTATAGTCCATCGTAGCGTTGGTGTAGTGATTTTGGAGTTGGAGCCGACACAATCGACGCCAGACGATGCAAAGTTTTTTGATTTTTATAATTTAGTTAGAACTCCTTTAGGCAAAATACAGAAAAGTTCGACACTCAGCGAGCTTTGTGATGTCATTGTCAAAGAAGTTAGGAAAATAACTGGCTTTGACAGGGTAATGATTTACCGCTTTGATGATGATGGAGCGGGTATGGTTATCGCTGAATCTCCCCGAGAAGATTTAGAAAAGTTTTTAGGTTTGCGATATCCCGCTACTGATATTCCTAAACAGGCTAGAGCGCTCTACGAACTAAATTTACTGCGTTTGATTCGGAATGTAAATTATCAGCCAGTAAGCTTAATTCCTCAATTAAATCCCCAGACGAACGAACCTTTGGATATGAGTTTGTCGGTGTTACGCAGCGTTTCACCATTACATGTAGAATATTTACATAATATGGGTGTTTCCGTTTCGATGTCGGTTTCTTTATTAAAAGACAAAAAGCTGTGGGGTTTGATTGCTTGTCACCATTACGGATCTGAAAAATCGTTATCTTACGAAATTCGCACGGTATGTGAATTCTTGGGACAAATAATATCCTTTGAATTAGCAGCCAAAGAAGAAAACGAAGACTTAGACTATAAAATTAAGTTGAAATCGATTCAGTCTAGGTTTATCGATTCAATTACCCAAGCAGAAGATTTGATTGATGGTTTAACTAAAAATCCATCCGATTTATTGGATTTAGTCAGTGCTTCTGGTGTGGCAATTTTTAATGTAGGTAGCTTAATTACAGAAGGTACGATTCCTACAGAATTACAAATCAGCGAATTAGTTTCTTGGGTAGAAACTCAAATGGGAAATGAAATTATTTATCATACCGATTTTCTAGCTAGTGTTTATCCTGAAGCAGAAAAGTTTACCGATGTTGGTAGCGGTTTAATAGCTTTAGCAATTTCCAAAATTCAGAAAACCTATATACTATGGTTTCGTCCAGAAGTTGTGCAAACGGTTAATTGGGGAGGAAATCCTCATAAACCTGTAGAAGTGTTAGAAGATGGAACCGTAAATATATCTCCCAGACAATCGTTTAAATTATGGCAAGAAACCGTAAAACAAAAGTCCTTAGCTTGGAAAAACTGCGAAATTGAAGCAGCATTAGAATTGCGGAGTTCGATTGTCGGTATTTTGCTGCGGAAAGCAGAACAATTGGCGAAAGTTAATCTGGAGTTGGAACGTAGCAATGATGATTTGGATTCTTTCGCTTATATAGCATCTCACGATCTTAAAGAACCGTTGCGGGGAATTCATAATTACTCTAGCTTTTTGATGGAAGATTACGGAGAAACTTTAGATAGCGATGGGGTTACTAAATTAGAAACATTGATGCGGTTGACTAAGCGGATGGAAAACTTAATTGATTCCTTGCTACATTATTCCCGTTTAGGGAAAAGTGAGCTTTCGCTGCATAATACAGATTTGAACGAGATTGTTAATAATGCCGTCGATGTCATCAGAATTAGTCAAAACAAAGAATTTGATATTCAGATTCCGAAACAATTGCCTACAATTAACTGCGATGCAACTCAAATTAGCGAATTATTTAGTAATTTAATTAGCAATGGCTTAAAGTATAATGATAAAGCTGAAAAATGCGTAGAAATTGGTTTTATAGATCCTATTGCTGATATTGAAGCATATCAATTACTTTACACCCATCTCAGCGATTCGCAACTACCTGTTATTTTTTATGTTAAAGATAACGGTATTGGAATCCGTTCCAAACATTTAGAAACTATTTTCCGCATTTTTAAAAGATTACATGCTCCAAGTAGATATGGAGGTGGAACTGGGGCTGGCTTAACAATTGTCAAAAAAATTGTTGAGCGTCACAATGGTACTATTTGGTTAGAGTCAACTTTTAAAGAAGGAAGTACTTTCTATTTTACTTTGCAACCCGATAGAGAATGA
- a CDS encoding PAS domain S-box protein, with the protein MQNHYTVLIIDDCLEDRNTYCRYLQKDDECNYQFLEQEYGKDGLEACKQVQPDIILLDYMLPDINGLEFIQELQSCCKDTSPPIIMLTGEGSEKIAVQAMKYGVEDYLVKANTTAKILRLTVRNVIEKKNLQQKLEVSKRRFFTSVENMFDCFGIYVCIRDDNGRITGFHREYLNAAAWENELIGLEEHGSQEEEELFKEYCQVIETGKSFLKEVLCFSNHNNQQVLSKAYDVSISKLENGFVATWRDITKRKISEQALQESQHLIQRIADTTPDILYLFDLEEQRNIYINRQVQQRLGYSPLLIKKMGADLFKNLVHPDDFQRLKNHLKKFASIKDGEILPFEYRIRDIQNQWHWFSSRDTVFTRSSDGKPQQLLGVVREITAQKQSEEALRESEARFRYIYESNMLGIMFWKTNGKVIDANARFLEIIGYSREDLQAGLIRWDEFTPPEWKEVDREAIEQIKNNRVCHPFEKEYIRKDGSRVPIVLGACLLENSINTGVSFVIDITERKRIEKERAQLLISEREAREQAEAANLAKDDFVAMVSHDLRSPLNAILGWSQILRSSSKDEAIKNRGAEIIERNAKAQDALIQDLLDISRIIRGRLQLQMIPVKLESILNNAIDSAYPVAIAKNIHLESEVDSNINNMLGDAKRLQQVVDNLLSNAVKFTPESGHIKVNLRKIENNAQIKVIDTGSGISKELLPLIFERFHQGSNIETKQQGLGLGLAIARHLVELHNGKITAESRGEGKGTTFTVILPLQ; encoded by the coding sequence ATGCAAAACCATTATACAGTCTTAATTATTGATGATTGCCTCGAAGATAGAAACACTTATTGCCGTTATTTACAAAAAGACGATGAATGCAATTATCAATTTTTAGAGCAAGAGTATGGAAAAGATGGTTTAGAAGCCTGCAAGCAAGTTCAGCCAGATATTATCTTGCTCGATTATATGCTCCCAGATATAAATGGTTTAGAGTTTATACAAGAGTTACAAAGCTGCTGTAAAGATACAAGTCCTCCAATCATAATGCTTACAGGAGAAGGCAGCGAAAAAATAGCCGTACAGGCAATGAAGTACGGAGTAGAAGATTATTTAGTCAAAGCAAATACTACAGCAAAAATTCTGCGTTTAACTGTAAGAAACGTTATCGAAAAGAAAAATTTGCAGCAGAAATTAGAAGTAAGTAAGCGACGTTTTTTTACTTCAGTAGAAAATATGTTTGACTGCTTCGGTATATATGTTTGTATCCGCGATGATAATGGACGCATCACAGGATTTCATCGCGAATACTTGAACGCTGCGGCATGGGAAAATGAATTAATTGGTTTAGAGGAGCATGGAAGCCAAGAAGAAGAAGAATTGTTTAAAGAATATTGTCAAGTTATAGAAACGGGTAAGTCATTTTTAAAAGAAGTTTTATGCTTTTCTAACCATAATAACCAACAAGTTTTAAGCAAAGCTTACGATGTTAGCATATCTAAATTAGAAAATGGTTTTGTGGCAACTTGGCGCGATATTACAAAGCGTAAAATATCCGAACAAGCTTTACAAGAAAGTCAGCATTTAATTCAGAGAATAGCCGATACAACACCGGATATATTATATTTATTTGATTTGGAAGAACAGCGGAATATTTATATTAATCGTCAAGTACAGCAACGTTTGGGTTATTCTCCGCTTTTGATCAAAAAAATGGGAGCCGATTTATTTAAAAACTTAGTTCATCCAGATGATTTTCAGCGTTTAAAGAATCATTTAAAAAAATTTGCATCTATAAAGGATGGGGAAATACTACCATTTGAATATAGGATACGCGATATTCAAAATCAATGGCATTGGTTTAGCAGTCGCGATACAGTTTTTACTAGATCTTCGGATGGAAAACCCCAGCAATTATTAGGAGTAGTTAGAGAAATTACGGCTCAAAAACAATCAGAAGAAGCTTTGAGAGAAAGTGAAGCTCGTTTTCGTTACATTTATGAGTCAAACATGTTGGGAATAATGTTTTGGAAAACCAATGGAAAAGTAATTGATGCCAATGCGCGCTTTTTGGAAATAATTGGTTACAGTCGCGAAGATTTACAAGCAGGATTAATTCGTTGGGATGAATTCACACCTCCAGAATGGAAAGAAGTTGATAGAGAAGCAATTGAGCAAATTAAAAATAATAGAGTTTGTCATCCTTTTGAAAAAGAATATATTCGTAAAGATGGTTCTAGAGTACCGATTGTTTTAGGTGCTTGTTTATTAGAAAATTCGATTAATACAGGCGTTTCTTTTGTAATTGATATTACAGAGCGTAAGCGGATAGAGAAAGAACGCGCTCAGCTATTAATTAGCGAGCGAGAAGCCAGAGAACAAGCTGAGGCAGCCAATCTAGCCAAAGATGATTTTGTGGCAATGGTATCTCATGATTTGCGATCGCCACTGAATGCGATTTTAGGTTGGTCGCAAATTTTACGGAGCAGCAGCAAAGACGAAGCGATAAAAAACCGTGGTGCAGAAATTATCGAACGTAATGCTAAAGCGCAAGATGCTTTGATTCAAGATTTGTTAGATATATCCAGAATTATACGGGGTAGGTTGCAACTGCAAATGATTCCGGTGAAACTAGAATCTATTCTCAACAACGCAATTGACTCAGCATACCCAGTAGCGATCGCCAAAAATATTCATTTAGAATCTGAAGTTGATTCTAATATAAATAACATGCTCGGAGATGCCAAACGTTTACAGCAGGTAGTTGATAATTTACTCAGTAATGCTGTTAAATTTACACCAGAATCGGGACATATCAAAGTTAATTTACGAAAGATTGAAAATAACGCCCAAATTAAAGTCATTGATACCGGAAGCGGAATTAGCAAAGAACTATTGCCGTTAATTTTTGAACGTTTTCATCAAGGTAGCAATATTGAAACTAAGCAGCAAGGTTTAGGGTTAGGATTGGCGATTGCTCGTCATTTAGTAGAATTGCATAATGGCAAAATCACTGCTGAAAGTAGGGGAGAAGGAAAGGGTACGACTTTTACGGTGATTTTACCTTTACAATAA
- a CDS encoding response regulator, which translates to MMQQIVEKSYLPLLLVEDSDEDFEAFGRFIKKSAITNPIYRCIDGEDALDFLYHQGDYEDIKKAPRPSIILLDLNLPGTDGREVLEQIKQDEKLRTIPVIVFTTSSNPKDIKTCYSFGVNSYILKPMNLQKSKEVMRYILDYWFKIVVLPEEGINVDLY; encoded by the coding sequence ATGATGCAACAAATCGTAGAAAAATCATATTTACCTTTACTATTAGTGGAAGATAGCGACGAAGATTTTGAAGCATTTGGACGCTTTATCAAAAAATCGGCAATTACTAATCCGATTTATCGCTGTATTGATGGTGAAGATGCTCTAGATTTTCTCTATCATCAAGGAGATTATGAAGATATAAAAAAAGCGCCTCGCCCATCTATAATTTTGTTAGATTTGAACTTACCCGGTACCGATGGCAGAGAAGTTTTAGAACAGATTAAGCAAGACGAAAAACTTAGAACTATTCCAGTTATCGTTTTTACTACTTCTTCTAATCCAAAAGATATTAAAACCTGTTATAGCTTCGGAGTCAATAGCTATATTCTTAAACCAATGAACTTACAAAAATCTAAAGAAGTAATGCGGTATATTCTAGACTATTGGTTCAAAATAGTTGTTCTTCCTGAAGAAGGAATAAATGTGGATTTATATTAA
- a CDS encoding Uma2 family endonuclease yields the protein MLSSPLFLQFPSSMTDEQFFEFCQMNRDLRIERNQYGEISVMPPTGSETGNRNFNIAGQLWVWSEKDGTGICFDSSTGFKLSTGGERSPDVSWISSERWNVLSTAEQKGFAPICPDFVIELRSASDSLKPLQEKMEEYMQEPGIQLGWLIDRKNSQVYVYRPHMSVKCLENPDSVRGEHVLPGFVLNVTKVW from the coding sequence ATGCTTTCATCTCCTTTATTTTTACAATTTCCTTCATCAATGACAGACGAACAGTTTTTTGAATTCTGTCAAATGAATCGCGATTTACGTATCGAAAGAAATCAATATGGAGAAATATCTGTTATGCCACCTACGGGTTCGGAAACCGGTAATCGTAATTTTAATATAGCTGGACAGTTATGGGTATGGTCGGAAAAAGATGGCACTGGTATTTGCTTTGATTCGAGTACGGGATTTAAATTGTCTACTGGTGGGGAACGTTCTCCTGATGTTTCTTGGATAAGTTCAGAACGCTGGAATGTTTTATCAACAGCAGAACAAAAAGGATTTGCTCCTATTTGTCCGGATTTTGTCATCGAATTAAGGTCTGCTAGCGATAGCCTTAAACCGTTGCAGGAAAAGATGGAAGAATATATGCAGGAGCCTGGGATTCAGTTAGGCTGGTTAATTGACCGCAAAAATAGCCAAGTTTACGTTTATCGTCCGCACATGTCAGTGAAATGTTTGGAAAATCCCGATTCTGTTAGGGGTGAGCATGTTTTACCGGGCTTTGTTTTGAATGTGACTAAGGTTTGGTGA
- a CDS encoding peroxiredoxin: MALRLGDTVPNFTQASSEGEIDFYKWAGDSWVVLFSHPADYTPVCTTELGTVAKLKPEFDKRNVKTIALSVDDTESHKGWIGDIEETQSTKLNYPILADDDKKVSDLYDMIHPNANAKVTVRTVFIIDPEKKLRLSLTYPPSTGRNFDEILRVIDSLQLTDNYSVATPADWKDGDDCVIVPTLKDPDVLKEKFPKGYEEVKPYLRMTPQPNK; this comes from the coding sequence ATGGCTCTACGTCTCGGTGATACAGTTCCAAACTTTACTCAAGCTTCCAGCGAAGGGGAAATTGATTTTTATAAGTGGGCTGGGGATAGCTGGGTTGTGCTGTTTTCTCACCCCGCTGACTATACTCCTGTTTGTACAACTGAATTGGGTACCGTTGCTAAGTTAAAGCCGGAATTTGATAAGCGCAATGTTAAGACTATTGCTCTTAGCGTTGATGATACTGAATCTCACAAAGGTTGGATTGGAGATATTGAGGAAACTCAAAGCACTAAACTCAATTATCCAATTTTGGCAGACGATGATAAAAAGGTTTCAGACCTTTATGATATGATTCACCCGAACGCTAACGCTAAGGTAACTGTGCGGACGGTGTTTATTATCGATCCCGAGAAGAAATTACGTTTGAGTTTAACTTATCCTCCCAGTACCGGACGTAATTTTGATGAAATTCTCCGAGTAATTGATTCTTTGCAGTTAACCGACAATTACAGCGTTGCGACTCCTGCTGATTGGAAAGACGGCGATGATTGCGTTATTGTCCCCACTCTTAAAGATCCAGATGTTCTTAAGGAGAAATTTCCTAAAGGATACGAAGAAGTTAAGCCTTATCTGCGGATGACTCCTCAACCCAATAAATAA
- the hpsO gene encoding hormogonium polysaccharide biosynthesis glycosyltransferase HpsO, which produces MKILVASHTYIVDLNCEKLRALSRLQSDIEVTVVVPKKWRPGGVQNKIIETEYRDEGNFRIVPVSNFSQNHQGLLTFGSDIFELLSEFRPNIIHVEQGSRGLAYAQMITLNALLGLKAKNVFFTWWNLPYNLKFPISILENYNLDNSHGIISGNQDGAEILRERGYEGPIKVMPQLGVDETLFTPKPQPELASKLGIKADDFVVAFVGRFVPEKGIMTLLDALVKIKDKSWKFLLLGRGELKDEILQKAADKGIKDRIILVESVPHNEVADYINLMSTLILPSETTYKFKTLTSVGWKEQFGHVIIEAMACKVPVIGSDSGEIPHVIGDAGLIFPEGNSEELANRLEQLIDNADYTENIAQIGYAKAMAQYTNIALAKQQLEFYQELIHG; this is translated from the coding sequence ATGAAAATATTAGTAGCTAGTCATACATATATAGTAGATTTAAATTGCGAAAAATTACGCGCATTATCTCGATTACAATCTGATATTGAAGTTACGGTGGTTGTTCCTAAAAAATGGCGACCTGGAGGAGTTCAAAACAAAATTATCGAAACAGAATACCGCGATGAAGGTAATTTTCGTATAGTGCCTGTTTCTAATTTTAGTCAAAATCATCAAGGTTTACTTACTTTCGGTAGCGATATATTTGAGCTATTGTCAGAATTTCGTCCTAATATAATTCATGTAGAGCAAGGCTCTAGAGGTTTGGCTTACGCTCAAATGATTACTTTAAATGCTTTACTAGGGCTTAAAGCTAAAAATGTATTTTTCACCTGGTGGAATTTACCTTATAATTTAAAATTCCCGATTTCTATATTAGAAAACTATAATCTTGATAACAGTCATGGAATTATTTCTGGAAATCAAGATGGTGCCGAAATATTGCGCGAGCGAGGATATGAGGGACCAATTAAAGTTATGCCGCAACTTGGTGTGGATGAAACTTTATTTACGCCTAAACCACAACCAGAGTTAGCAAGCAAATTAGGTATTAAGGCGGATGATTTTGTTGTTGCTTTTGTGGGACGCTTTGTACCTGAAAAAGGTATCATGACTCTGTTAGACGCTTTAGTAAAGATTAAAGATAAATCTTGGAAATTCTTACTTTTAGGAAGAGGAGAATTAAAAGATGAAATATTGCAAAAGGCAGCAGATAAAGGAATTAAAGACAGAATTATATTAGTGGAAAGCGTTCCTCATAATGAAGTTGCAGACTATATCAATCTGATGAGTACTTTGATATTGCCATCAGAAACAACTTATAAATTCAAAACACTAACTTCTGTAGGTTGGAAAGAACAATTTGGTCACGTAATTATTGAAGCGATGGCTTGTAAAGTGCCGGTAATTGGTTCTGACTCTGGAGAAATTCCTCATGTTATTGGCGATGCTGGATTAATCTTTCCAGAAGGTAATTCTGAAGAATTAGCTAATCGTTTGGAACAGTTAATAGATAATGCTGATTATACCGAAAATATTGCTCAAATAGGTTATGCCAAAGCAATGGCACAGTATACAAATATTGCTTTAGCAAAGCAGCAATTAGAGTTTTATCAAGAATTAATTCATGGCTAG